From Alphaproteobacteria bacterium, a single genomic window includes:
- a CDS encoding MaoC family dehydratase, whose protein sequence is MNAAQTTAKANYVAFETMEVGQVRSFGAYEVSEQEIIEFAEKYDPQPFHLDHEAGGASLFGGLCASGWHTCAMTMSMLVADLKERGSSLGSPGLERLSWLKPVYPGDVLSVRLEVLQTKLSTSRPDVGFVTAKTTVLNQHGEEVMEFISTGMFPRAGRRDHGAES, encoded by the coding sequence TTCGAAACGATGGAGGTTGGGCAGGTACGCAGCTTTGGTGCCTACGAGGTAAGCGAGCAGGAAATTATCGAGTTCGCCGAAAAATACGATCCTCAGCCCTTCCACCTGGATCATGAAGCGGGCGGGGCCTCGCTCTTCGGCGGGCTCTGCGCCAGCGGCTGGCATACTTGCGCCATGACCATGTCCATGCTGGTCGCCGATTTGAAGGAACGGGGCAGCTCGCTGGGCTCGCCTGGCCTTGAAAGGCTAAGCTGGCTCAAGCCCGTCTACCCCGGCGACGTGCTGTCGGTGCGCCTGGAGGTTCTGCAAACCAAGCTTTCGACCAGCCGTCCCGACGTCGGCTTCGTCACCGCCAAAACCACCGTGCTTAACCAGCACGGCGAGGAGGTGATGGAATTCATCAGCACGGGCATGTTCCCGCGGGCGGGGAGACGAGACCATGGCGCTGAAAGCTAA